Part of the Anopheles gambiae chromosome 3, idAnoGambNW_F1_1, whole genome shotgun sequence genome is shown below.
TTCGATGTTATTAACTCGTTCCGAAAGAGCATCCTCATCTTCGTATCCAGACACCGGTACATACGGTTGCGGGCCACCGAGACTAATTTTATGCGAATTAGTCGTTTATATGGTTATGTACATCAGTTAATCCGTAAACAAAAATCGTCCCACCAAAGCATGTATTCACCATAAGAGAAAAACAGAGAGGTAGAGGATAAGGACAAAAGACAGCTACACAAACATCCACAAACAGATAATCCAAATATAATGTAATGTgatcgattttttaaaattaattttgttatGGAGACTTTGCAAGGATCACCAAACCGTGTATAAAACTAACGTAACCccttttaaatattaaatggCCTATTCACAAAAGAACTTCTAAACCATATATGAAAAGAAGAATTATAATACCAAACAGTAAACGAGAGCAACCGAAAAAACACATAGCACGGATATAATTGTTTTTCGTGATGTTAAATCTTATATTCTACGTGTATGGCATAGTGATGTTTTTAGCTATTTCCATGTAAATCCCTCATTTGTTTATTCGTTCATTTCACAtacataaatttaaaacataactTCATGCCTAGCTAATGAGAAAGTTTAACACTTGAATCGCCGATGCATACGGATTATTATAATCGATTTTATACAATCCTCTAATTTAATCACTTACTATAAAAGAAAAGTTTATCATAAAAGAGGATTTAACTGAAGAAAGAAATGATGATACAGGAATTGACCCAAAAATAGTAATTCGGAATCATTCCAATGATAACATAATTTTGCCACATAAATTTTGTACAACCTACCAGAGAGAAAATGGCAGAGAGAGCAAAGCATAGATCGCCGTGTAGTTTAGAGCAATTACTAAAGTACTGATTTGTATAATTCTTGGAGAGTATTacgaattaatttaaataacattCGGAAATCTATAGCACGGAAATGTCACTTGGATCACTGTTGGCTACAAGAGCCGCTATAATACTGTCTTCCACGATAGGAAATGCTGCAGGAGATATACTAAGAGGAGGCTGCCCGGATGTCATCGGGATTGCGGGATGTAATGTTATGGTCTGTTGGTAGTGTTGTGAGCTGTCTTGTGATTGAAATTTGCTTAAATAGGGCGGGCCACAGGTAAGATCTACATCTTCACTGTTTACTCTTAATCGTGGCGTTGGAGGACGCATGCTAGGCCAGTCGGACAGGTAGTAAAAGTTTTGAGTATTTCAGGTGTTACGTGTGATCCGATAATCGTGCAAAGTAGACAGAGGGAACAAGataagaagagaaagagatagataaTAGAAGGATAatcggaaaaaaaaacaataaatggtAGTAGGTGGCAATAATGTACGCATATGTGTAATTTTTTCGAATGCATACGCCTctttttacataaaaaataaatcgaatcaaTTCTTGGTGTTTACACGAATAGTTACTCAATATaacttttcaaacatttttctaaCCATATTGCACAATCTATCGATCAAGAGGGGAGTGTCATAAACGCAGGAAATATGATATTTGAAGCAAGCTCTTTGGGTAAACATCAATGCGTTTATAAAGCTTGCCGCACGAAAGATCGCAATGTaggcaaaaacacaaaaaacaacatcatacATGTTATCATGGTTGTCGCTAAAGCATATTTTATCGGTACCCCATTCACTTACCTAACTAGCTCTCGTTGTAAGTCCGACataattttattgcattggCCGTAGTAACGGACTTGAGCTTCCACTAAGGAGTGCAGGTAGCGCAAATGGGTGGCTTGCGTCGTGCTAATTCCTTCTAGCAGCAATTTCGTTATTTCAGCCTGTCGGTCAAATTCAGATTGTGCCACTCGTAAATCTCTTTCGGcctaaaaacagaaaaaataaatgtcatattcatattcaataTTTATAATGTACTCAatcattaaataaattatagtTGAACGGGAAAATAATCAATGGAAGCGCTACATCATTTCATTCTATCTACTTATTCTTGACACTGGACACTCTACAAGTCCTGTTACCTGTTCTAATGTCACCTCTGGCGATATTCCATCCTTCTGAATGTGTTAGCAATCAAAAAAAGTGGGAAGGTAGTTAACGACTTAAAATAATTAGCCTGTAcgaattattcttcttttgaCTGTCCATCGCATGGTACGATATCAGAAAATTGGTATTATAAAGCAATTTTTCATCATATTGGAATATACCTTCAGATTCCCGCATATCATATCATTTGAAAATACTGATTGATTTAACAAATTTCTTACCGCTTGCTGGCCAATCATACTGCGCGCTTTACGGACCCGATTCTTGCATGCATCCAAATCCAAACTGTAAACAGACAAATTCCACACCGATCCAGTGTTTAAAATCTATTCTTTGTATGTGATGACCGTACATCTTTCTTACCGTTTACTCTCGAGCACACCTTTCTCTTTAGTGATAGTTTTCATTTCTCCTTCCAAGAATTTTTTCAGTGGCTGAATAAAACACATGCCAGCAGAACCGATGAAATCACGTTCACAAGAACCGAGCTTTTGCTCAGCCTGCCCCACTTTGATCAAAGCACTGCCGTACGGTCCGTCCTGTCCGAATTCTCCACCCCCTTCTATCATGTCCAATCCAAGGTATTCCAGATTACTCAAACGTTTAGGCTTctgtttttcgattttctcAAATATAAAGTCCTCCACTCGATTTGCCGGATTCGGTATAAGTGCTGCCTCCGTGTCACGCATGATTTTTTCCGTCCACAATTTAGCCGAGTCGGAACGTTCACTCAAATGCTCGAAACGGGCATCCATCTCTGTTTTTTCCGATGTCCCTAGCTTCTCTTCTGTAAGCTATAGCGGATGAAAAGGAACGGTCAGAATTTGTATTCGTTTTTGTTAAGGTCAGTGATTATTGATTTTCTCACCTGCACCACACGCGATAGTGTAGAGCCAGCCCCTTTTACAAACTTCTTCACATCAAAGTCCGGCATTTTGATATTCATATTAAGATCGGTATTCACACGTTACTGTGTACGGGATTTTAACTAGAGTACCACAAGTGTGTATAGAAATATTCCTTTAGGTATTCTGTCCGAACTAACGCCgatataaacataaaatatgaatATAACAACTTGTTTTCACAACAGATACAGCGAATGGTACGAAAGAATAGTTCGATTTTCCTTTGTTGTTCTGCAATGAAAAGTTGTGACAtttgttattgatttttacAACATATATAGAAGAAAGGTAGCCTAGTGGTAGTGATGGTCCAACGGCACATAAAACGATTTTTTAGCACACCCGTGGACACGCTCTGTAAGGCCGAAAACCCACGACGCGCGTTTCTGCGGTAGCGTGTttgaatgacttttttttatttccatgcCAGGATTGCTTCGAGGATTTAGGGTCTAAATTTTTGAGGAAAAGTAAGTAATTATGGTTGAGTGTTTAGATTAGCACCATCGACCGTCATTCGATTTTCACATGCTTCTTTGCTGATAGAGTTGCATTGAATTTTagtatttaaataattgtatCGCAGTTCCAGCGATACATAAATTCGTGAAAGCTATCCcatataaccaagataccgaaacgccaatttcttgtactaaaaatccagttccatcaaacaaagctaaaaaactatcagtttggtgggttaagccACACGGCCACAGAAGCAGCCAGTACAATGTTGTTGAAGTCAGTTATTATGCTCGGGCAATTTAATTGTAAAAGCATAGCGAAGGAATATGTGATATGCGGAGCAAAGTAAATACACGTGCGTTCGGTTCAGTTAACAAAAGCAAAGAGAGCAaacgccacagattaagcttaaacgactggaaaatgaaagctccatagGTTCACTGGTTTGCTCAACAGATGGCGTATTCCCAACTGCCACAattccactaaacgaccactaaacgtgTTCTAAACGACCcaagctctctacctaaacggattATAGAAaaacttcgtttagcagacggtgaacgacttctaaaaatagcaaaaaaaaggtagcgcCATCTGTTAGTGGGGTACCCAACCAGTGGAGCGCTTTCCCCGCTTCAGAACggtgatacgattgtttaTAAATACGAAACTACAAtagaaaccaccagcactgaagcaagtgagatttgagtaatggtcgttggtgtcggtacccacgtatctgatcacacgaccattcatatagatttttgctcagaaagttagaaggctttataggtcatgataagatgaagcttgtcgaaacacgttgcaagaaaaggaaagcaataTAATCATGAGTTATAATTGTCGTAACCACAGCCCTTGTCATCGTTGCTTCTAAACATTTTCAATACTTTATTTGCAATTTTCTGGAATATTATTTATTGTGACTTTCCTTCACTACGTCTGTCCAAAAACTGATCGTCTTTTCGCGTTTCGTTTCCATCCTGCCGCTCTCACATGCGATCTCACCGAGTCGCTCCTCTCTTGAAATCGCGCTTCTCTGTTGATCTCTTCTCACCGTGTGGTATCTCACCGTGCAATCTCTAACGTTCGCTTTTCGGCAAGCTGCGAGTCTCTCAATTGTCGATAGGCTTCTCGTTCTATCGCtatttctctctttatctttccctctcgCGACCATTTCTATGCTACGCTTTAGTGCTAataattcttttattttaaatttaagttctaaattcttattattattattgttgttgttactattgttcttattattcttattattattgttattattattattattattactattattctCTACAATAataccaccgacaaaccgacgtgacacttcgaacaaaatgagcttcaaaagttgtctccttatttcaaatgaaaatacgttaaacactagcgccatctctataatgattcgcttactacactggcacagagaagaaactgctaaaccccctttttgtttttctttgcaaattccaatgcgtattgttttttgtacttctcacatcttctgcattgatttgaaaacttataaaatgattttcctgtgtgttttgtccaattattctcacaaaatcttgcctcacacttccttcgccatttgtatttagaaaagttgtttacatcgaagcagcagtgaacagagcttactttgacaggagtgttcgcctcactggtaaatgacagtactttcgtgtgggacacttttgtaacgccagtgtcacgtcggtttgtcag
Proteins encoded:
- the LOC1272668 gene encoding endophilin-B2 isoform X2, whose translation is MNIKMPDFDVKKFVKGAGSTLSRVVQLTEEKLGTSEKTEMDARFEHLSERSDSAKLWTEKIMRDTEAALIPNPANRVEDFIFEKIEKQKPKRLSNLEYLGLDMIEGGGEFGQDGPYGSALIKVGQAEQKLGSCERDFIGSAGMCFIQPLKKFLEGEMKTITKEKGVLESKRLDLDACKNRVRKARSMIGQQAKDGISPEVTLEQAERDLRVAQSEFDRQAEITKLLLEGISTTQATHLRYLHSLVEAQVRYYGQCNKIMSDLQRELVSMRPPTPRLRVNSEDVDLTCGPPYLSKFQSQDSSQHYQQTITLHPAIPMTSGQPPLSISPAAFPIVEDSIIAALVANSDPSDISVL
- the LOC1272668 gene encoding endophilin-B1 isoform X1, coding for MNIKMPDFDVKKFVKGAGSTLSRVVQLTEEKLGTSEKTEMDARFEHLSERSDSAKLWTEKIMRDTEAALIPNPANRVEDFIFEKIEKQKPKRLSNLEYLGLDMIEGGGEFGQDGPYGSALIKVGQAEQKLGSCERDFIGSAGMCFIQPLKKFLEGEMKTITKEKGVLESKRLDLDACKNRVRKARSMIGQQAKDGISPEVTLEQAERDLRVAQSEFDRQAEITKLLLEGISTTQATHLRYLHSLVEAQVRYYGQCNKIMSDLQRELVSLGGPQPYVPVSGYEDEDALSERVNNIELGANSGYRRARVLCSYDAKDGTELNLSSNEVIFICECNPPHSDYMNGKQGLLKGLVPKAFLEMLDDD
- the LOC1272668 gene encoding endophilin-B1 isoform X4, which codes for MNIKMPDFDVKKFVKGAGSTLSRVVQLTEEKLGTSEKTEMDARFEHLSERSDSAKLWTEKIMRDTEAALIPNPANRVEDFIFEKIEKQKPKRLSNLEYLGLDMIEGGGEFGQDGPYGSALIKVGQAEQKLGSCERDFIGSAGMCFIQPLKKFLEGEMKTITKEKGVLESKRLDLDACKNRVRKARSMIGQQAAERDLRVAQSEFDRQAEITKLLLEGISTTQATHLRYLHSLVEAQVRYYGQCNKIMSDLQRELVSMRPPTPRLRVNSEDVDLTCGPPYLSKFQSQDSSQHYQQTITLHPAIPMTSGQPPLSISPAAFPIVEDSIIAALVANSDPSDISVL
- the LOC1272668 gene encoding endophilin-B1 isoform X3, which translates into the protein MNIKMPDFDVKKFVKGAGSTLSRVVQLTEEKLGTSEKTEMDARFEHLSERSDSAKLWTEKIMRDTEAALIPNPANRVEDFIFEKIEKQKPKRLSNLEYLGLDMIEGGGEFGQDGPYGSALIKVGQAEQKLGSCERDFIGSAGMCFIQPLKKFLEGEMKTITKEKGVLESKRLDLDACKNRVRKARSMIGQQAAERDLRVAQSEFDRQAEITKLLLEGISTTQATHLRYLHSLVEAQVRYYGQCNKIMSDLQRELVSLGGPQPYVPVSGYEDEDALSERVNNIELGANSGYRRARVLCSYDAKDGTELNLSSNEVIFICECNPPHSDYMNGKQGLLKGLVPKAFLEMLDDD